One Vigna unguiculata cultivar IT97K-499-35 chromosome 7, ASM411807v1, whole genome shotgun sequence genomic region harbors:
- the LOC114192209 gene encoding cellulose synthase A catalytic subunit 4 [UDP-forming]-like: MAITAASPTGSHSRNGFRFSDQENGDYNQHNYGQAFSVAGSEDFEGQKAFYRNEEKRKDKRSLMSNNQEDDNLLGEARQPLWRKIPIASSKINPYRIVIILRVVILVFFFHLRITTPVHDALALWIISVVCEIWLALSWMVDQLPKWFPITRETYLERLSLRFEREGEPNLLAPVDIFVTTADPFKEPPILTANTVLSVLSVDYPVEKVSCYVSDDSASMLLFDTLSETAEFARIWVPFCNKYNIETRAPEFYFSEKLDYLKDKVHPTFVKDRRAMKREYEEFKVKINVLVAKAQKKPEEGWVMKDGNPWPGSNMDDHPGMIQVCLGSTGSLDKEGKELPRLVYVSREKRPGYQHHWKAGAMNALVRVSAVLSNAPFALNLDCDQYINNSKVLRESMCFLMDPQLGKKFCYVQFPKRFNGIDCNDRYANHNTVFFDINMKCLDGIQGPLYVGTGCVFNRQALYGFDPLSDKRPKMKSCCWLSSCSCSYSDSESSSDDETDQELVDFDDEEEEELSFMSMKSLEKRFGQSPVFIASALMEDGGLPKGTNTRVLIKEAIHVISCDYEEKTEWGKEIGWLYGSVTEDILTGFIMHCRGWKSVYCMPKKAAFKGSAPINLSDRLHQVLKWASGSTQIFFSSYCPLWYGYSGKLKWLQRLAYTNSIVYPFTSIPLLIYCTIPAVCLLTGKFIIPTLSNLASIWLMALFISIILTCMLELRWSGVSIHDWWRNEQFWVIGGVSSHLFAVFQGLLKVGGVNSSFTVRAKSAHDTSFGQFHLFKWTSLLIPPTSLVILNMVGIVAGISDAINNGYDSWGPFFGKLFFSLWVIVHLYPFLKGLMGKQNRTPTIVVLWSILVAIIFSMIWVRIDIFLPKHTGPALRQCGIRC, from the exons ATGGCCATCACTGCTGCCTCACCTACTGGTTCTCACTCCCGAAATGGATTCCGTTTCTCGGACCAG GAAAATGGAGACTACAATCAACACAACTATGGTCAAGCATTCTCAGTGGCCGGAAGTG AGGATTTTGAAGGACAGAAAGCATTCTACAGAAATGAAGAGAAACGGAAAGATAAGAGAAGTTTAATGAGCAACAACCAAGAAGACGACAATCT GTTGGGTGAGGCAAGGCAACCATTGTGGCGCAAGATTCCAATAGCTTCAAGCAAAATCAACCCATATCGCATAGTGATAATCTTGCGTGTGGTTATCCTAGTTTTCTTCTTCCACTTGCGCATCACAACTCCAGTGCATGATGCACTTGCCTTATGGATAATCTCTGTGGTGTGTGAAATCTGGCTTGCACTATCTTGGATGGTTGACCAACTCCCCAAGTGGTTCCCTATTACTCGTGAAACTTACCTTGAACGTTTGTCCTTAAGGTTTGAGCGTGAAGGGGAGCCAAACCTTCTAGCCCCGGTTGATATCTTTGTAACCACTGCAGACCCTTTTAAGGAACCACCTATTCTAACCGCAAACACGGTTTTATCAGTCTTGTCTGTTGATTACCCTGTTGAGAAGGTTAGCTGCTATGTCTCAGATGACAGTGCTTCAATGCTTCTCTTTGATACCTTGTCAGAAACTGCCGAGTTTGCTAGAATATGGGTTCCTTTTTGTAACAAGTATAACATTGAGACAAGGGCACCTGAGTTTTATTTCTCTGAGAAACTTGATTACTTGAAAGATAAGGTGCACCCCACATTTGTTAAGGATCGCAGGGCTATGAAG AGAGAATACGAAGAATTCAAGGTGAAAATTAACGTACTGGTTGCAAAGGCTCAGAAGAAACCAGAAGAAGGGTGGGTTATGAAAGATGGTAACCCATGGCCTGGGAGCAACATGGATGATCATCCAGGAATGATTCAG GTATGTCTAGGAAGTACTGGCTCACTGGACAAGGAAGGCAAGGAACTACCTCGGCTTGTGTATGTTTCCAGGGAAAAACGTCCTGGATATCAACACCACTGGAAAGCTGGTGCCATGAATGCTCTG GTTCGAGTTTCTGCTGTGCTTAGCAATGCACCTTTTGCATTAAATCTGGATTGTGACCAATACATCAATAATAGCAAGGTTCTTAGGGAGTCTATGTGCTTTTTAATGGACCCCCAACTTGGAAAGAAGTTCTGTTATGTACAATTTCCAAAAAGGTTTAATGGCATCGATTGCAATGACAGATATGCTAATCACAATACTGTGTTCTTTGAT ATCAACATGAAATGCCTTGATGGGATTCAAGGTCCTCTGTACGTTGGTACTGGATGTGTGTTCAACAGGCAAGCATTATATGGCTTTGATCCACTTTCTGATAAAAGGCCAAAGATGAAGAGTTGCTGCTGGCTTTCATCCTGCAGCTGCAGTTATAGTGACTCCGAGTCTTCATCTGATGACGAGACTGATCAAGAGCTTGTAGACTTTGATGACGAAGAGGAAGAGGAATTATCCTTCATGTCCATGAAAAGTTTAGAGAAACGATTTGGACAATCACCGGTTTTCATTGCTTCTGCTTTGATGGAAGATGGTGGACTTCCCAAAGGCACAAACACCCGAGTACTGATTAAGGAAGCAATTCATGTTATAAGCTGTGACTATGAAGAGAAAACTGAATGGGGAAAAGAG ATTGGGTGGCTATATGGTTCAGTGACAGAAGACATCTTAACTGGGTTTATCATGCATTGTAGAGGATGGAAATCAGTGTACTGCATGCCAAAGAAAGCAGCTTTTAAGGGATCTGCTCCTATAAATCTATCAGATCGATTACACCAAGTTCTGAAATGGGCTTCTGGTTCTACTCAGATTTTCTTTAGTAGTTATTGCCCTTTGTGGTATGGCTATAGTGGAAAACTCAAATGGCTACAGAGGTTGGCCTACACTAATTCCATCGTCTATCCATTTACTTCTATCCCCCTGCTGATCTACTGTACAATTCCTGCAGTCTGTCTTCTGACTGGAAAGTTCATCATCCCCACT CTGTCAAACCTTGCTAGCATTTGGTTAATGGCCTTATTTATCTCCATCATCTTAACATGTATGCTAGAGCTTCGTTGGAGTGGGGTTAGCATTCATGACTGGTGGCGCAATGAGCAATTCTGGGTCATTGGGGGTGTATCTTCACACCTTTTTGCTGTATTTCAAGGTCTTCTTAAAGTTGGAGGAGTAAACTCTAGCTTCACAGTGAGAGCAAAATCAGCACATGACACTTCATTTGGACAGTTCCATCTCTTCAAGTGGACTAGTCTTCTAATCCCACCAACAAGTCTTGTGATCTTAAATATGGTGGGAATTGTGGCTGGAATCTCTGATGCCATTAACAATGGCTA